A window of the Gemmatimonadota bacterium genome harbors these coding sequences:
- a CDS encoding CBS domain-containing protein, giving the protein FLVLVMFCYILFMPAVINFAVGRASQRTDLPAQLDDIPLGIVRFALEDIRIDDILDRSHPHPAPSVTVRDFTEQWIVPHQTHYVVADEEGLVGIVSLEMLRYLPKDAWGKTRLDAVVRRQTPLAWPDEHVEDVLQRMSESSLSVMPVVERGSERFLGAVTSNDIIQLMTMETTDESRSPHRPVKTSTRS; this is encoded by the coding sequence CATTCCTGGTGCTGGTCATGTTCTGCTACATCCTGTTCATGCCGGCGGTGATCAATTTCGCGGTGGGCAGGGCCAGCCAAAGGACCGACCTGCCGGCGCAACTGGACGACATTCCGTTGGGAATAGTCCGCTTCGCCCTGGAAGACATCAGGATCGATGATATCCTGGACCGCTCGCATCCGCATCCGGCGCCATCGGTCACGGTGCGAGATTTCACCGAGCAGTGGATCGTTCCGCACCAGACCCACTACGTCGTGGCGGATGAGGAAGGGCTGGTCGGGATCGTGTCCCTGGAGATGCTCCGCTACCTGCCCAAGGACGCCTGGGGCAAGACCCGGCTCGACGCCGTGGTACGCCGCCAGACCCCGTTGGCCTGGCCTGACGAGCATGTCGAAGACGTGCTGCAGCGCATGTCGGAGAGTTCTCTTTCCGTCATGCCCGTCGTGGAAAGGGGTTCGGAGAGATTCCTGGGTGCGGTCACCAGCAACGACATCATCCAGCTCATGACCATGGAGACTACCGACGAGAGCAGGTCGCCCCACCGGCCGGTCAAGACCTCGACGCGGTCTTGA